The following DNA comes from Rhineura floridana isolate rRhiFlo1 chromosome 18, rRhiFlo1.hap2, whole genome shotgun sequence.
tttttgattttttttaaaaaacagttagtTTAAACTATGAAGAATGTAGACATGAAGAATAAAACCTGAAGCATTCACCTTCAGAAGCATGCACAAGGAAAGTTGCAAAGCTGGATTTAGCACAGGAGCATTCCTCAATCTAATGCTCTCTGGCTGTTGCCAAACTCTCcatctctcatcatccttgactattgaccatgctggctggtgctaatgagagttggagttcaaaacatttggagggcatcatatTGGTGATTTCtggtgtagagcagcctttcccaacctttgggtccccggatgctgctggactacagtttcctaaccattggccatgctggctggggctgatgggagtcatagttgagtgacatctgggggcccaaagtttgagaaaggctgctctacactaGAAATCACCAATATGGTGCCCATCAGTTGGtgccggccatgctggctgtcactgatgggaattggagtccaacaatatctggagaactTGCAGGTTCCTATATCTGATTTAATAGATCAGGTTGGGTAAGGCTGGATTAACATCAGTCTCATGTGTTGGGTGCTGAACCTTCTGTGACCACTagcgatgggctccatttctgcaataattgcatttgccatcagattaattattaattctgatattctccatctttgcagagacaattttgaagtagcaactctctgcacctggTTTCCTATTCATTCTTCTTTTCCCCCAATTCATATATTTTCATTTGCTTTGAAAACATTGATAGTATGAGTGATACTTGTATCGATCTACTTTCTatatgagctcttcaaatgtgtattccctttcactgatgtcaatgaagtgttgattgtaactgacagaaagcagcaggggagaaTGAGGTTttgattgtaagcagcaagggggaagacactgacttcaTTATCTGCCTtcatctgctctgcaatgcacttgaaaaggaatgtaaacaggcaatagtTACAGAGctcagaataaagatcaatagCAGTGGGAACTCATGAATAAATATCGATAATCCTCTgcaaagcaaatatatatataggaggagattggaaaaatgaacagACATCAGAGGAAAAGAACTGGATTGTTAAGGAGCACTAGGGTACCACACTTCAAAACTTAAAAAGgaggaggattccatccctagtgaccACTCATAAAATATTCATCGTTATTCTTACCTTGGGTGAAAACAAATATCTTGGTGGGGTGAAGGAGGGATGTCTTAAGAGTGAAGCCAGGAGCTACCTCAGAAACAGATGGCCTGACTGACAAGGCAGGTAGATTGGGATGAGCTACCTGAAAATGAACggccctccatggcgcagagtggtaagcggcggtaacacagccaaagctctgctcacagccagagttcgattccaacggaaggaggaagtcgaatctccagtaaaaggtgtcgaggtccactcagccttccatccatccatggttggtaaaatacccccggcatatgctggggggtaaagaaaggcggggaaggaactggcaatcccaccccatatatacggtctgcctagtaaaacatcaaaagacgtcaccctaagagtcggaaatgactcgcactataagtgcagggacatctttacctttttttaccTGGAAATGAGAAGGCTGGAAGTGTAACAACCACAGATGATATAAGCtgtcccccaacctggtgccctctagatcttGCTGTTCCCACTCTCAtcagcccttccttccagaattcCTCTTGCCCTATCTACTTACCTGCCTGCCCCTTTACTTGCTGCCTTGGCTGTCAACCATAGTCTCAGTGATGCCCCTGgtggaactcagcagggtggatggagacaaaactagaattacgtggctctggctccacttactgttgaGCTCCCtgctctccatcccaccagtcctaatgggcaccaaCCACTATTGCCTAGAAACCCAGTGTCTACTTGAAGCAGGCTGGATTGCCTTCCAGCCAATAGGatgttctctctgtgtgtacacAAGATGTAAAGCCGATGTCACAATGGCTGCATTTCAGAATGCCCTGACAGGCCTTCAGCAACACCAGGCCACTTGCCTTGCAACAAGAGGCCCCAGAGATGGCATGGGGCAGCAACATTGATTTGAAGGACAGGCCAACTTGAGCACAAGAGTAGAAAGGGATATCTACAGGCAGGCAACATAGTAAGCCATTGATGGTGTAACCTTTTCAGTGACAATTTCACAACCCCCCTTATCAGTGTGTTTATTCTTTCCTTGGGTGGTAAGCTGGTAGTTACGGTGACACAACCTTTAATTTGGAATCAACTACATTACAGCATAGGTACGTTGACCCAGGACTTTGGAAGTCAACCAAGGCTTCTTAAAAAGGAAATGCAAGGAGGCGAGTAAGTGGGTAATATGCAATGCTActtctacacagagtagacccattgaagctaatACACAGCTAACTTcattaattggatacaacccagtgagAGAAACATCATGTTATATCCATCTAAGTAATCTGTAGAGAATGGGATGGAATAGACTTGGAAAAAATGTCACAGAATGGaaatagattcactaataggcaaaaaccttgccgtttaagaacgtacctatagcccacagatatttctatcaaactttaaaaagcagggaaattgggcagctatagtgaatgcaccaggggagcaggaaacctgacctcctctctgagatattgtactgccctacacatttgtcaaaatacaaacacaatttgggctggtctttcacagtccaattcacttcctgcatagcttggaagaatatggtaacatgtgcctctgagcatatggggagtggtggcaaaacctgccatctccaaagatggagaattacatttttgtatgtttgttggtgttcttcttactttgcttcttttctgtgttactaatgtttctacagagaatctaacctagaaaattatatttctctcattattcatcatagaaatctgtgtcaaatttatctttattaatttcaaagcctttttattggtcagtgtcatatgatgatgaagatacccttttgtgtttcaaactggaggttatactctatttctattttgggcacattaacagttgaatctgtaattgtagtttgatgtaaaatgagactgattacaatatgttgctacttaagcaatgactcccatgggggggaggaggggaggggagagtggagggaaggaagaagggggagagaggagcagaaggaggaggagggggaaggagggagttggaaggggggaagggggagtgaaggAAGATGgacggaaggggcaaaagggaagcgatgggagggagaaggaggggagggcaggtttgattatttgcatgcttattgagttcatgggatttactcccatgcaatcatgctttaaaTTAAATGGACAGCTTAAATGGccaaatcgattccgacttatggtgaccctatggtaagtggttcatggtaagtggtattcagagttggtttaccattgccttcctctgaggctaagaggcagctcaaggtcacccagtgagtttcatagctgtgcggggatttgaactctggtagtagtcctaggataggtaaaactgacaatggggtgggggagggtagagggagaggaggaggaggaaggggaaggaggagattggaaggggaagagaggggtgaaggaagggagagggaaggggcaagagcgaggggataggagggaggggagggctggtttgatcatttgcatgctttttgagttcagtaagaTTGATTcctgtggaatcatgcttagcataggtgaaattgacctaggggaggggaagcccctttcctttccaaaaggaaaacattgtgaacaatattattatttttcagggtttcccccacctttttattctacagtaggcacatgtagcctcccacccaaattgaaaccaaagctgtccctgggcaCATCCATACTagccttttatttcactttagacagtcgtggcttcttccaaagaatcctgggaagtgtagttagtgaagggtgctgagagttgctaggagatgccctgttcccctcacagaccttcagtcagagtggctgactgttaaaccagtctggccactggagctctgttaggggaataggagtctcctctcagcacccttcacaaacgatacttcccaggattccttgagggaagccatgactgtctcaagtaaaataaatgtctagtgtgggtgtggccccctgatcaggcaagcccagcagctgtgagtctggcttttagaacactgagagttggttcttactgagcatgcccgacattcaGTTCAGTGATCATTCAGTTcagtgcaaaatttcttaaattaatgaaaaatcagccaggcattttttaaacttttaaactgcagaagatgaaggtcagagtatggggcaaggtcagtaataggattataagtactctgtgaacatggttgctttttaatccatttcaaccgattatgagaactctgacagaaaaagtcccaaaggggtctggttttttctctctctttttacactttgaactctcaattctctctgactgctttgtgtatcaccattaaaatttagatggttgtgaagcaagcgtttctgaggtcaggactataagttttgtaaggttttattttgaaatgagctcatgggaaggatcggaatggcatgggggatattttcctgcttgcgggcttcccccaggcacctggttggccactgtgagaacaggatgctggactagatgggccactggcctgatccagcaggctcttcttatgttcttatgttcaatttaacattgtggaatgtgaaaaatccaagtTGACTATAATGAAACCATCCATCCCCATTTGCCACCATGATTGTATaattcatctctctctttctctctcttggcagctttccctttctcttcctctttcctctGTTCCTTTCATCTGCTTATCATGAGTTCCAGTCATAAAAAAGGGCAGCCAGCCACATTTAAGCCAAGACCTCTTGGCTTAAGACAAGGtaaactgccaccctgggctcctgctgggaggaagggcgggatataaataaataaataataaaccccaAAGACCCCTTATTCAAGAGCTTAAATGCCCAATTCAACATAAAGAGCCACATTTTATTCCAGATCGAGATGGCAAGGGAGCATAACACAACCAGTCAGGTTTGGCAAAGGCAACCTCCACATTTGGCCAAGTAGACGAGCGTGGCCTTACATGATCATTATGAGACAGTGTGGCGCAGTGGTTAGAGTAGGGGTCGGAAATTAGATCTAACCTCCCCCCATGCCGTAggtcaagtttgacaggtgggtgggttactagtcatgatagctatatactgcctccgctgtcagaggcagcatggggaacagaactgggaagagtgctgttgcacttggtTTCTGCTTCTGGGCttaccatgggctcctactgggaggaagggcaggatataaatctaattcattaattcattaattttttaaaggGTGGGCATGGTTAAGGGCGTGGTTCTAATTCTTTTGATGTGGGGCCATTCTGGCAAGGGGCTGGCTTTCGATTCTGCTGatctcaccctttctccctgTCTCTAGGTCTAGCAGAGATGTACCAGGAAGAGCTGATCTGTGATGCCACCCTCATAGCCGATGGACAGAGATTCCCTTGCCATAGGTAAGCCTTGGTTTCTCTGAGCATACCCAAGGCCTCTGACAGTTCATTGGTTGAATGTGGGGCTCACATGCAAACTGTCTCAGGTTCATCTCCAGTTAAATAGGTCAGGGGCAGGGAAACCGTTTAGAGCCTGGGGGACCACATTCCATTCttggcaactttctgagggctctatggcagtgatgggtggggccaggagCAAAAATGATTGGAGCAAAAAATAATGTATTTGCACGTTCCTCcctatcctccatctagacaaacaagaggcatcatcagagttcaaataCACATTGCAGctaagcaaaagcactcaaggatggTGCCAAGcatggctggtgaggggtgtggcctgggcataAGGGGTGTGTCTGGGAAGAGTCCCGAGGGCCGAATAGAGAGCCTGGCCTCTATCCATCCCTCCTCCACCAGTCCATGGACTCACCCATCCTGAATACCTGGCCATAAATGTCTATCAGGCTAGTGCTTAAGTACAAACCTACAGAAGTACTTGGGACAACTTCTCAATAAGCTTGTACAAATGGGGAACTGGACCCAGGTACAAGCTATCCTGTACTCATGCACAAGTGTTTGTGAGAAAGTGTGTACACTCGTTGATTTGATTatttaggggactggaaacaaagctctatgaggagaacctgaaagaattgggcatgtttaatcttgagaagactgaggggagatacgatagcactcttcaagtacttaaaaggttgctacacagaggagggctaggatctcttctagatcgcccaggagtgcaggacatggaatagtgggctcaagttacaggaacacAGAATTTGGCTGAAAActtggaaaaacttcctaactggagTGATATGCCAATGGAACACATGACCTAGGGAGgaggtgagctctccaacactggaggccttcaagaggcagctggacagctttaagctggattcctggattgagcaggggttggacttgatggccttataggtccctaccaactctactgttctatgattctatgatgtgtGCAGCTCCATTATTTGTGTACAGGGGTCCACAGACTGTATGCCCATTGACTGTTATATGTGAGGAACTGTATGGGTGTTCTTTTTGAATgtatacattcattcattcagtcagTCAACTTATATTCAATTTATATGAATTCCTCCCAAAacaatcccagggtggcaaataaaaccactgaaagcactttaaaaaatcttaagaacaaaagactttaaaacatattaacataaaacatcttttaaaacatattaacacaaaacatcttaaaaacctctttaaaaaacagatgcagattgggataaggtctttacttcaaaggcttgttggaagaggaaggtcttcagtaggtgccgaaaagataacagagatggcgcctgtctaatatttaaggggaggggattccaaaggtcggtgccaccacactaaaggtctgcttcctatgttgtgtgtggaatggacatcctgatgagatggtatctgcaggaggccctcacctgctgagCATAGCAATCGACTGGGCATGTAAGAATATAATATGCAAACATGTTACATTCTCATATGCCCAGTTGATTGCTGAGTAGTTTGGTGCTTTTGAGTTTAGAGGAGAAAACAATTTGGAGTGGGTGATAGTGACTTGGGGAGGTTGTTGCTTTGGAGACTGTCTCCCCTGGAGTTTCAGGACCCATTCATGCTTCTCCTTGTGTTTCTTTGGAATCTTCTTCTAcgaaggatggaaggatctgtcagtttggtttctcccagtttctcatttttccagcctgaaattcagatctccacatttctgcagcaaatttttaatttttttttaacatcatgaaaattcttcagcattttagtgcaaatttctcctaatgaacatatTTTTCTGCAGGTTTGACtactgtgcacatttttgcaagcaatttctctgaacgtagtgcatttttgtacgttattttcacagatatattcTTTTTTATCCTCATTTCCTTTAAtacataaatggaaatggactgccttcaagttgattctgacttatggcaaccctacgaatagagttttcatggcaagcggtattcagaggtggtttaccattgcctccctctgaggctgagaggcagtgactggcccaaggtcacccagtgagcttcgtggctgtgtgggaatttgaaccctggtctcccaggtcatagtccaacaccttaaccaccacgccacactggctctccctttaatacatacatatttgtaaatattatttggttggagaactgcattgcaaaattcaggtaagtgtgaattttgaaagagggTTGtgtttagggatgggcaagaaatttgattcagttcacctttaaagatGAATTTATAAAAtctgcgctttccaaaacaacatgagaaccaacaCATGCATTTATCCGAAATTTGCAACGCAGTTGTCCAACAAACaatgtttactaaaatgcatatgttagggaaagtatgcacaaaatgaacacattggtgaaaataacatacgaaaatggattacgttaggagaaattgcaaaaatgtgcacattagtaaaaactgcattcAAGAATGTGTTTCTCactaaatgctggaaaattttcctgatgattttttttttaaaaaaaacaccaaaatcattgctgcagaaatgtggagaaccgaatttaaggttggaaaaaatgagaaacttagagagccaacactgacagatccttccacccctagctgtgtttcagttcttatattgtttctgtAAGTGCAAATacaatagattcagctttaaatgcaaactgaatcaaatgtctcctgcATCCCTACCGAGCGTCTTCAGGATCTACTGGCATTTGAACCCAGCACCCAGTAACTGCTGTCCTCGCTTTTCTTCTCTGCAGGGCACTGCTAGCAGCCATCAGCCCTTTCTTTCGGGACATTTTCATCAATACCTGGAAAGAGTCCAGTGGGAGGGAAGTTCTGCTTCAGAAGGTGGCTCCATCTACCGTCCAAAGCATTCTGAAATATATCTACACAGAAGAAATAGCACTCACACCTGAGCTGGCCCCATTCCTCTTTGCTGGGGCTAGCCAGTTACAGATTATTCCACTGCAGAACCTTTGCTGTAGGTAAGCCACTGTCTCCTCCCCCCTGGTCCATGGATACTAAGACTGTGCATGCAGTTGCACAGTTTGAGAGGCTCAAGGTGCATCATGCAATGAGCATCCAAACTCCCATTCCTGGATGGTTGAaaatatggcatggagaaagtggatagagaaaagtttttctccctctctcctgtcATTAGAACTcaggacatctaatgaagctgaatgttaggagattcaggacagacaatacttcttcacacagcgtatagttaaactgtggaattcactaccatgggaagcagtgatggccaccaacttggatttaaaagaagatgagacaaattcattgagAAGATGGCTATCAGTGGCCTTCcagccatgttggctatgctctgcctccatggtcagaggcaccattcttctgaataccagttgctgcaaatggcaggaggggagggtgctcttgcactcaggtattgcttgcgggcttcccataaggggcatctggttggcctctgtgagaacaggatgctggactagatgggccactggcccaattcagctggctcttcttatgctctttctGACAAATGCATACTAATATGTCAACTCGCTGTATCTCATTATAATATATTAGGCCTGATGCTTTCCTCTAAGggtcattttgtctgtcctgaatctttcagtaTTCATATTCATTGGTTGTTGGCCTTGAGATCTAGTAGTATGGGAGAAGGTGCAAACATTCTCCTGATCAACCTTCTCCAGGCCAagcatacatttctgttatgtcccCCTATACTCATAGaacatagaagagttggaaggggcctataaggccatcaagtccaaccccctgcttaatgcaggactCACCTTCTCCCTCCCCTAAAATATACTTGCCTTTCAGAGCCAAGACTCGTTCTAGTGCTAACTACCAGGTTTCATGGTGGGAGCCATGCAGATTCCTAGGTGCCATGTATGTTCCTGTTCCATCTCTCCCCTTCCAGGTTCCTCATGACAAATCTCTCTGTGCAGAACTGCTTTGAGATGTATTCTTTGGCTCAAGCGGAAAAGAGCCGCGCCTTGCTTCATGCGGTCGTACAGCTCCTCACCAACAATTTTGACCGGGTCTCTGAGCAAGGTGATTTCCTCCAGCTGGACTTCAGCACACTTGTCACCCTGATATCCTCCAGTGACCTTGAAGTTGATTCTGAGTTCAGAGTCTATCAGGCAGTGCGGCGCTGGGTGCAAGGGCAACCCAGCAAACACATCCCTCTGCTTGGAGAGCTGATGCTCTATGTTCGTCTCCCACTCTTTGGCCCTGAGGAGCAGGATGAACTCCAGAGGGACTTGGAGCAGTGGAATGATCTGAACCTTGAGTGGAAGCTGCTGGATGGTGAAGAGAGGTTGTGTCACACCAGGGGCCTCCGGAAGGGCATGTACAAGCCACACATCGTGTGCATCGACACCCAGATGTGTGAGTACCAGGAGCTAGAGAGTGAAGAGGCACACATGGGCTGCTACGAGCCACAGACTGAACTGTGGGAGAAGCTTCCCGgtctgcagtccttgatgcatgCATGCTGTGCTGCAGCCAGTGAGAAGATCTATGTCTCTGGAGGCGTCTGTAGGAATTCTTATTCGGACGCCGTCTACGAGTTCAGCGCTTTCAAAAGCGAGTGGtcacaactcccttccatgggcATGCCCCGCGCTGCACATGGCTTCCTGTTCCACAACCAGAAGCTTTATGCCATGGGGGGATGGCGCAAATTCCAAAGCTTCCTCGACCTGGCAGAAGCTTTTGATCTTGTGACGGGGATGTGGGCAGCAATTGCaaacctcccttttgccctgagCCATCCGGCCTCAACCGTATTCCGGAACAAGCTGTATCTCCTTGGTGGTGCAACAGGCATTTCAACCCACTGGCTGTTCCACAGGGGGATCCTGATCTATGAGACAAGCTCCAACACATGGTCTCAGGTGCCTCTGGCcacaggtttctttgctgcaggtGCTGTGGCTGGGGACACTGGGATCTATGTCATTGGGGGATACTCTGAAAAGAAGACCCATGACTGGGTGGAAGGGGCGCTTGTCCCCGAGAACCGCCACAGCACTCGCAAGTGCTTCTTTGTCAATGAGGCTGGCAGAGTGAGCTACAGCACGGGCATCCCCAAATTGCCACGAGGGATTGCCAATGCAGGAGTGGTCTGTTGTGGCAAGCGGATCTATGTGTTGGGCGGGGAAGACTTAACCCAGCGCTACAAAATGATTTACCACTGGGAGCCTGGTGAGCCCCGTTGGCGCCGTTGCATGACAGAGATCCCCGTGGCCCGCGAGGGCATCAGCAGGTTTGGATGTGTGACCCTGATGAGACCCAACCCAAATATccttcagcttttccaggtcaccTCCCTTGTCCTAGTGTCTGCTGTCAGCAAATAGCCATCCCGTATTAACTTTTCAGTAAGCAAAAAAAATCAAGCAGACACGTGTAAATAAATTATAGTAAAATTATGAATGGTTACCTACTTGCTGACTTGCTGTGAGCCTTTACATGCCAAACTGTGAACAAGAAAActaaggttatttatttatttatttggtgttGTAGTCAatgttagtcctgctcagagtagacccattgaaatgaatgaacctatggTAGGCTGCAgttcagtacacacttacctgcgagtaagtcccactgaaccccaTGGTGCTTACTTtggagtaggcatgtattggattgcagtcttagtcatGTTtatcaacttcagtgggtctattttgaataggactagcattgaataccatctaaTAATAGTCACCTAATACAAAATGTCTCTTGGTGACTTACATAGATGATTACAAAACAACCatcaagaataaaacaatatccctaaagagagagagagaatatgatgatgattataatcAACTGCCTGGGAGAACAGATACTTCTTAACCTGCCACTAAAAGGATtttaatgttggcaccaggcaggggagagcattccatagactGGGGGCCACAGATGAAAAGGTCCTGTTCCTTGTCACCACCCTGTGAGCCTGTCTTTGAAGGGGCACCTAGAGAAGGTGCACCAAAGATGACAAATGAAGATTTGGGTATGTTAAAATCAAGAGAGGCATTCCATTAAATATTGGGGTCCTGAACAATACAGGGCTgtttaggttaaaaccagcattctGAATTGGCCTTGGGAACACAGGgggagccagtgcagttgtgcccaAACCAGTGGAggcggtgcccattgggactagtaaGGAGGAAGGCAAGGAGGTGAACCATAGGCAGaaccagagccaactaattctagttttgtccccattctcttCCTTTCTGTATTCTGCAAAGGCAAGGCTGAGACCAAGGAgcgggaagctgacaggcagggccacccactAGCCTGGTTGTAAATAAAGAGGTACACAGACAGGGgcttggctgagggcaggctgaactCGGTAGGACAGTGCCGCACttgccctagtggaccagcctccaatggCTCCATTTGCAGATTGCAACCAAAAAGGACATAAACCCAACCTAAACAACCTCTGAAAAACTCAAATGCGCTCGGTAATTTATCTGTTAGAACATCTAAAGTATTAAACATAATTTTAGTATACAATAGCTAGCAATCATAAAACATTATTACAAACCATCAAGCATGGCAATAAAATATCCTTAATACATTCCTTGCATTCAAATCTTccggagcttggaagattactttttaaaagtaataaattacagttacaattacttgaccaaaaaagtagtaattactgttacaattacaattgctctgaaagtaactgattactttttctcgaaagtaatcactacagttacatttcagttactttttttaaaaaacgcctacaagttgctggccttggctgctgcacatctaagtagcctaaaacaatattaaaaataaacacacacacacagggggtagtagaaaaaaatttgtttatccataagattcacagaatggcataacagaatctcactgataccccaacacttgaaatcaaattttacacttgaaatgctgcttttataatacattctCACGATGCTGCTCACTCAGAACTCAATAAGACCACATATTAGTTGCTAATTAAGATTGTACATCCGGTCAGCTTGAATGGCAACTCACAAGGCCCCCCCCTTTTTGTCCCATATTAAATTGTGGCATCGTTCACCTGTTTGGGCAATTTGTCCTAGAAGCTTATAGGTGGCAAACAAACTTTGGAGCCTTTGCCTTGTAAAAGAATCTAATGTAGTCTGATGACAGCAGGCCTTGTTCTTCCAAGAAAGACTTCAGGGTTCTGTTGCA
Coding sequences within:
- the LOC133372821 gene encoding kelch-like protein 24 → MAQSGLAEMYQEELICDATLIADGQRFPCHRALLAAISPFFRDIFINTWKESSGREVLLQKVAPSTVQSILKYIYTEEIALTPELAPFLFAGASQLQIIPLQNLCCRFLMTNLSVQNCFEMYSLAQAEKSRALLHAVVQLLTNNFDRVSEQGDFLQLDFSTLVTLISSSDLEVDSEFRVYQAVRRWVQGQPSKHIPLLGELMLYVRLPLFGPEEQDELQRDLEQWNDLNLEWKLLDGEERLCHTRGLRKGMYKPHIVCIDTQMCEYQELESEEAHMGCYEPQTELWEKLPGLQSLMHACCAAASEKIYVSGGVCRNSYSDAVYEFSAFKSEWSQLPSMGMPRAAHGFLFHNQKLYAMGGWRKFQSFLDLAEAFDLVTGMWAAIANLPFALSHPASTVFRNKLYLLGGATGISTHWLFHRGILIYETSSNTWSQVPLATGFFAAGAVAGDTGIYVIGGYSEKKTHDWVEGALVPENRHSTRKCFFVNEAGRVSYSTGIPKLPRGIANAGVVCCGKRIYVLGGEDLTQRYKMIYHWEPGEPRWRRCMTEIPVAREGISRFGCVTLMRPNPNILQLFQVTSLVLVSAVSK